In a genomic window of Diabrotica undecimpunctata isolate CICGRU chromosome 2, icDiaUnde3, whole genome shotgun sequence:
- the Rpt5 gene encoding 26S proteasome regulatory subunit 6A-B yields the protein MATLEDVSIWEDGEEALGEEVLRMSTDEIVSRTRLLDNEIKIMKSEVMRINHELQAQNEKIKENTEKIKVNKTLPYLVSNVIELLDVDPQEEEEDGAVVDLDSQRKGKCAVVKTSTRQTYFLPVIGLVDEEKLKPGDLVGVNKDSYLILETLPAEYDARVKAMEVDERPTEQYSDIGGLDKQIQELIEAVVLPMTHKDKFVNLGIHPPKGVLLYGPPGTGKTLLARACAAQTKSTFLKLAGPQLVQMFIGDGAKLVRDAFALAKEKAPAIIFIDELDAIGTKRFDSEKAGDREVQRTMLELLNQLDGFSSTADIKVIAATNRVDILDPALLRSGRLDRKIEFPHPNEEARARIMQIHSRKMTVNPDVNFEELARSTDDFNGAQCKAVCVEAGMIALRRSATAVTHEDYMDAIMEVQAKKKANLNYYA from the exons atggcTACTCTTGAAGATGTTTCTATTTGGGAAGATGGAGAGGAAGCATTAGGTGAAGAAGTTTTAAGAATGTCAACTGATGAAATAGTTAGTCGTACACGTTTACTAGACAATGAAATCAAAATAATGAAGAGTGAAGTTATGAGAATCAACCATGAATTACAAGCTCAGAATGAGAAAATAAAGGAGAATACTGAGAAAATTAAAGTGAATAAAACCTTACCATACTTGGTGTCTAATGTAATAGAACTCTTAGATGTGGATCCCCAAGAGGAAGAGGAAGATGGTGCTGTTGTTGATTTGGACTCACAAAGAAAAGGAAAATGTGCCGTTGTTAAAACTTCCACAAGGCAAACTTACTTTTTACCAGTGATAG GTCTGGTTGATGAGGAGAAGTTAAAGCCAGGTGATTTGGTAGGAGTAAATAAAGATTCATACCTTATTTTGGAAACATTACCTGCTGAATATGATGCCAGAGTTAAAGCTATGGAAGTAGATGAAAGACCAACTGAACAGTATTCAGACATTGGAGGTCTAGATAAACAAATTCAAGAATTAATTGAAGCTGTTGTTTTACCTATGACTCACAAAGATAAATTTGTTAATTTGGGTAtacatccaccaaaag GTGTTTTGCTGTATGGTCCTCCTGGTACAGGAAAGACTCTATTGGCCAGAGCCTGTGCTGCACAAACCAAATCTACATTTTTGAAATTGGCTGGTCCTCAACTTGTTCAAATGTTCATTGGAGATGGTGCCAAACTTGTCAGAGATGCTTTTGCTCTTGCCAAAGAGAAGGCACCAGCTATAATATTCATTGATGAATTAGATGCTATAGGTACAAAGAGATTTGATTCTGAGAAAGCTGGAGACAGAGAAGTCCAACGTACTATGTTAGAACTTCTTAATCAATTGGATGGATTCAGTTCAACAGCTGATATCAAG GTTATAGCTGCTACTAATCGTGTAGATATATTGGATCCTGCCCTACTCCGTTCTGGTAGATTAGATCGTAAAATAGAATTCCCTCATCCCAATGAAGAAGCAAGAGCTAGAATCATGCAAATTCATTCAAGAAAAATGACAGTCAATCCTGATGTCAACTTTGAGGAATTAGCAAGATCAACAGATGACTTCAATGGAGCTCAATGTAAAGCAGTTTGCGTTGAGGCAGGTATGATAGCCCTAAGAAGGAGTGCTACAGCTGTAACTCATGAAGATTATATGGATGCAATTATGGAAGTTCAAGCTAAGAAGAAGGCAAATCTTAATTATTatgcttaa
- the SdhD gene encoding succinate dehydrogenase [ubiquinone] cytochrome b small subunit, mitochondrial: MALAIILRNSTRIQASPNIFKSAVTLNSRKSFTQLISGANKNVNILPRINLASYVKRNMSADHSKLWPIEKAVTITLLGITPLVFITPNTALNDIFAIATVAHFHWGLEACVVDYVRPIVVGPVLPKVTLALLYLLSISTLGGLLYYNHHSVGIGNTVKSFWKIQK; encoded by the exons ATGGCTTTGGCAATAATTTTGAGAAATTCGACTAGAATTCAAG CATCTCCAAATATTTTCAAAAGTGCCGTCACCTTAAACTCAAGGAAGTCATTCACACAACTTATTAGTGGAGCCAATAAAAATGTGAACATTTTaccgagaattaatttggctAGTTATGTGAAAAGGAATATGTCTGCTGATCATAGCAAGTTGTGGCCAATAGAAAAAGCTGTAACAATTACCCTTTTGGGTATTACCCCACTAGTCTTTATAACCCCCAATACTGCTTTAAATGACATTTTTGCCATTGCCACTGTAGCTCATTTCcactg gGGATTGGAAGCTTGTGTGGTGGATTATGTAAGACCAATCGTCGTTGGACCTGTTCTACCAAAAGTTACTCTTGCTTTGTTGTACTTactttcaatttccactttagGAGGACTTTTgtattataatcaccactcagtCGGTATTGGTAACACTGTTAAAAGTTTCTGGAAGATTcagaagtaa